A genomic stretch from Anaerolinea thermophila UNI-1 includes:
- a CDS encoding response regulator, with protein MMKIMLVDDDRTMQAILKTLLEMDKHQVVLWDGTSESDIFAQIVQEMPDLILLDYYLRDRNGIEIVKQLRQEPQTSHIRVIMTSGQYLRDECLEAGADAFLLKPYMPDELLRLLHQVQQNG; from the coding sequence ATGATGAAAATCATGCTGGTGGATGACGATCGTACCATGCAAGCCATCCTGAAAACCTTGCTGGAGATGGACAAGCATCAGGTAGTCCTCTGGGATGGCACCTCCGAGAGTGATATCTTTGCTCAAATTGTCCAAGAAATGCCGGACCTTATTCTTCTGGATTATTACTTAAGGGACAGAAACGGCATCGAGATCGTAAAGCAACTGCGTCAAGAACCACAGACCAGCCACATTCGGGTGATCATGACCTCTGGACAGTACTTAAGGGATGAATGTTTGGAAGCCGGTGCTGATGCTTTCCTGTTAAAGCCTTACATGCCTGACGAGTTATTAAGATTGCTTCATCAGGTTCAGCAAAATGGGTAA